A stretch of the Plodia interpunctella isolate USDA-ARS_2022_Savannah chromosome Z, ilPloInte3.2, whole genome shotgun sequence genome encodes the following:
- the Taf4 gene encoding transcription initiation factor TFIID subunit 4 isoform X7 codes for MASAEFLEQALSTDVDENAVNAIVGSLENQLVTSVPSVALRNNLVNVIPGQLSSFTSSANSIGVQKYNAEQISNSGLIPSSAISNSSVSYNNVLASAPSTFVSQSFSGAISNSGENIKVFSQAPNLANNNRLAYQTQSLVNGCINLATSQNQIHSVSGNSAVGQSMNKTVTMQPPLVIKQGTTTGQVGMQSGLVTMPLTVSSSMPGSMSNVMLNKPGGQNVVVTSQNLGSAQQALIPNVQILNMRPGAPAVAAQKSVATVSPRVVIGTPQVVGARAAAPGHPGVSTVSTSVATPGPMPGPLPAGPVAAPVVAPTPAAVAPATPPPQPPTVTTQKPSDNTKEKCRNFLANLLDLSSKEPKSVEMNVRNLIQELIDAQVEPEEFCDRLERLLNASPQPCLIGFLKRSLPLLRQSLVTKELVIEGINPPAPHVAFSTVPAPTQQAPVVAAPNVQMLFDEEVTLTRIQPPALPDSPPMAYMPYSGIKAVSVQAHYQQLADEGSSSPTLTPLLPPALPVTLAPSIVSSPKPINVVSVQTTVGLQQKPTVKSGSSIAVLQNIPLHTKINVNKVTSKTMTVNNKANFSRAAVTSNALSTVLTPGKSLLKDKEKKSMQFTPQAFADDKMAGDDDINDVAAMGGVNLAEESQRILGSTELIGTQIRSCKDEYLVPMTLMQSRLKAATARHGLEEPTPEVAGLISHAVHERLKNLVEKLACIAQHRIDLIKTDSRYEVTQDVKSQMKFLEELDRVDKKRREDSEREMLLRAAKSRSKNEDPEQAKLKAKAKEMQRAELEELRQREANLTALQAIGPRKKPRLDGPGGSGDSVANGAGHNTSGFSGRSHLALRTRLKRINQRDMVFLLEQERETAHSSMLFRSYLK; via the exons ATGGCGTCAGCCGAGTTTCTAGAGCAAGCTTTGTCTACAGACGTTGACGAAAATGCAGTGAATGCTATCGTGGGATCTCTTGAGAACCAATTAGTGACATCCGTACCTTCAGTAGCATTACGGAATAACTTAGTGAATGTGATTCCGGGTCAGCTTTCTAGTTTTACGTCAAGTGCAAATTCTATTGGTGTGCAAAAATACAACGCGGAGCAAATCAGTAACAGTGGACTAATTCCATCGTCAGCGATATCAAATAGCAGTGTGTCATACAATAATGTATTAGCGTCTGCTCCGTCAACATTTGTATCCCAAAGTTTCTCCGGAGCCATATCTAATTCTggtgaaaatattaaagtattcAGTCAGGCACCTAACTTAGCTAACAACAATCGCTTGGCATATCAAACTCAATCTCTCGTGAACGGCTGCATTAATTTGGCTACTTCGCAAAACCAGATTCATTCAGTTTCTGGGAACTCTGCGGTTGGACAGTCTATGAACAAAACTGTTACTATGCAGCCTCCTCTTGTGATCAAACAAGGCACGACGACAGGTCAAGTAGGCATGCAATCGGGATTGGTGACAATGCCTCTAACTGTGAGCTCAAGTATGCCTGGCTCTATGTCCAATGTGATGCTAAATAAGCCCGGAGGGCAGAATGTAGTTGTGACCTCACAAAATCTGGGTTCAGCTCAGCAAGCGCTAATTCCTAATGTTCAGATATTGAATATGAGACCTGGGGCTCCAGCAGTAGCAGCACAGAAGTCCGTTGCTACGGTCTCTCCAAGAGTTGTGATTGGCACACCTCAAGTTGTTGGTGCTAGGGCAGCTGCACCCGGA CACCCCGGTGTGTCGACGGTGTCGACGAGTGTGGCGACGCCGGGGCCTATGCCGGGTCCTCTGCCCGCGGGGCCAGTGGCTGCCCCGGTGGTGGCCCCAACCCCGGCTGCCGTAGCCCCTGCCACGCCACCGCCTCAGCCACCAACGGTTACAACACAA AAACCGTCAGACAACACCAAAGAGAAATGCCGTAACTTCCTGGCGAATCTACTGGACCTATCAAGCAAGGAACCAAAGTCTGTGGAGATGAATGTCAGAAATCTGATTCAGGAGTTGATAGATGCCCAAGTGGAGCCCGAGGAGTTCTGTGATCGACTGGAACGACTGCTGAATGCCAGTCCTCAACCATGCCTTATCGGGTTCCTCAAG AGAAGCTTGCCATTGCTACGGCAGTCATTGGTAACAAAAGAGCTCGTGATAGAGGGTATAAACCCTCCAGCACCGCATGTAGCCTTCTCCACAGTCCCTGCACCCACTCAACAGGCACCCGTCGTCGCTGCACCCAACGTTCAAATG CTTTTTGATGAAGAGGTAACACTGACTCGAATCCAGCCGCCAGCGTTACCTGACTCGCCCCCTATGGCCTACATGCCTTATAGCGGAATTAAGGCAGTGTCGGTTCAGGCCCATTATCAG CAGCTGGCCGACGAGGGGTCGTCGAGTCCCACCCTCACACCCCTTCTGCCGCCGGCGCTTCCCGTAACGCTCGCGCCCTCAATAGTGTCCTCGCCAAAACCCATAAACGTGGTCTCAGTGCAGACGACTGTCGGCCTTCAG CAGAAGCCCACTGTAAAATCCGGCAGCTCCATAGCAGTGCTGCAGAACATACCGCTGCACACGAAGATAAATGTGAACAAAGTGACCAGTAAAACGATGACGGTGAACAACAAGGCGAATTTCTCGCGAGCGGCGGTGACGTCAAATGCTTTGTCTACCGTCTTGACACCAGGGAAGTCGTTGTTAAAGGACAAAGAGAAGAAATCCATGCAGTTCACGCCTCAGGCGTTCGCTGACGACAAGATGGCCGGCGACGACGACATCAATGACGTTGCAGCTATGGGCGGCGTCAATTTGGCCGAGGAGTCGCAGAGGATTCTGGGGTCCACTGAGCTCATCGGGACTCAGATTAG GTCATGCAAAGACGAGTATCTAGTGCCGATGACGCTGATGCAGTCACGTCTCAAAGCGGCTACGGCTAGACACGGTCTCGAGGAGCCTACTCCAGAGGTAGCCGGCCTCATCAGCCACGCTGTCCATGAAAGGCTAAAGAATCTGGTGGAGAAACTGGCTTGCATCGCTCAGCATAGGATTGACCTTATTAAG ACTGACTCGCGTTACGAGGTGACGCAAGACGTGAAGAGCCAGATGAAATTCTTGGAGGAGTTGGACCGAGTTGACAAGAAGAGGAGAGAGGACTCTGAGAGAGAAATGCTATTGAGGGCAGCCAAGTCTCGCTCGAAGAATGAGGACCCTGAACAAGCAAAGTTGAAGGCAAAG GCGAAAGAGATGCAACGAGCAGAGTTAGAAGAGCTGCGACAACGCGAGGCCAATTTGACAGCCCTGCAGGCCATCGGGCCGAGGAAGAAGCCACGATTGGACGGCCCTGGGGGCTCCGGGGATTCCGTGGCCAATGGTGCGGGGCACAACACTAGCGGATTT aGCGGTCGCAGCCATTTGGCTCTTCGTACCAGACTGAAGAGGATCAACCAGCGGGATATGGTATTCCTCCTCGAACAAGAAAGGGAGACTGCACACTCGTCGATGTTATTCCGCAGTTATCTTAAGTGA
- the Taf4 gene encoding transcription initiation factor TFIID subunit 4 isoform X2, whose protein sequence is MASAEFLEQALSTDVDENAVNAIVGSLENQLVTSVPSVALRNNLVNVIPGQLSSFTSSANSIGVQKYNAEQISNSGLIPSSAISNSSVSYNNVLASAPSTFVSQSFSGAISNSGENIKVFSQAPNLANNNRLAYQTQSLVNGCINLATSQNQIHSVSGNSAVGQSMNKTVTMQPPLVIKQGTTTGQVGMQSGLVTMPLTVSSSMPGSMSNVMLNKPGGQNVVVTSQNLGSAQQALIPNVQILNMRPGAPAVAAQKSVATVSPRVVIGTPQVVGARAAAPGITLQTLQSLQPGQPGHLLLKTENGQYQLLRVGPAPTASTLTAPQTQTIRLSTVPAHPGVSTVSTSVATPGPMPGPLPAGPVAAPVVAPTPAAVAPATPPPQPPTVTTQKPSDNTKEKCRNFLANLLDLSSKEPKSVEMNVRNLIQELIDAQVEPEEFCDRLERLLNASPQPCLIGFLKRSLPLLRQSLVTKELVIEGINPPAPHVAFSTVPAPTQQAPVVAAPNVQMLFDEEVTLTRIQPPALPDSPPMAYMPYSGIKAVSVQAHYQLADEGSSSPTLTPLLPPALPVTLAPSIVSSPKPINVVSVQTTVGLQQKPTVKSGSSIAVLQNIPLHTKINVNKVTSKTMTVNNKANFSRAAVTSNALSTVLTPGKSLLKDKEKKSMQFTPQAFADDKMAGDDDINDVAAMGGVNLAEESQRILGSTELIGTQIRSCKDEYLVPMTLMQSRLKAATARHGLEEPTPEVAGLISHAVHERLKNLVEKLACIAQHRIDLIKTDSRYEVTQDVKSQMKFLEELDRVDKKRREDSEREMLLRAAKSRSKNEDPEQAKLKAKAKEMQRAELEELRQREANLTALQAIGPRKKPRLDGPGGSGDSVANGAGHNTSGFSGRSHLALRTRLKRINQRDMVFLLEQERETAHSSMLFRSYLK, encoded by the exons ATGGCGTCAGCCGAGTTTCTAGAGCAAGCTTTGTCTACAGACGTTGACGAAAATGCAGTGAATGCTATCGTGGGATCTCTTGAGAACCAATTAGTGACATCCGTACCTTCAGTAGCATTACGGAATAACTTAGTGAATGTGATTCCGGGTCAGCTTTCTAGTTTTACGTCAAGTGCAAATTCTATTGGTGTGCAAAAATACAACGCGGAGCAAATCAGTAACAGTGGACTAATTCCATCGTCAGCGATATCAAATAGCAGTGTGTCATACAATAATGTATTAGCGTCTGCTCCGTCAACATTTGTATCCCAAAGTTTCTCCGGAGCCATATCTAATTCTggtgaaaatattaaagtattcAGTCAGGCACCTAACTTAGCTAACAACAATCGCTTGGCATATCAAACTCAATCTCTCGTGAACGGCTGCATTAATTTGGCTACTTCGCAAAACCAGATTCATTCAGTTTCTGGGAACTCTGCGGTTGGACAGTCTATGAACAAAACTGTTACTATGCAGCCTCCTCTTGTGATCAAACAAGGCACGACGACAGGTCAAGTAGGCATGCAATCGGGATTGGTGACAATGCCTCTAACTGTGAGCTCAAGTATGCCTGGCTCTATGTCCAATGTGATGCTAAATAAGCCCGGAGGGCAGAATGTAGTTGTGACCTCACAAAATCTGGGTTCAGCTCAGCAAGCGCTAATTCCTAATGTTCAGATATTGAATATGAGACCTGGGGCTCCAGCAGTAGCAGCACAGAAGTCCGTTGCTACGGTCTCTCCAAGAGTTGTGATTGGCACACCTCAAGTTGTTGGTGCTAGGGCAGCTGCACCCGGA ATAACGCTGCAAACTCTCCAAAGTCTACAACCTGGGCAGCCGGGTCATTTGTTGTTAAAGACTGAGAATGGTCAATACCAGCTGCTGAGGGTAGGTCCGGCGCCCACAGCCAGCACCCTCACGGCGCCGCAGACTCAGACCATCCGGCTCTCGACAGTGCCGGCA CACCCCGGTGTGTCGACGGTGTCGACGAGTGTGGCGACGCCGGGGCCTATGCCGGGTCCTCTGCCCGCGGGGCCAGTGGCTGCCCCGGTGGTGGCCCCAACCCCGGCTGCCGTAGCCCCTGCCACGCCACCGCCTCAGCCACCAACGGTTACAACACAA AAACCGTCAGACAACACCAAAGAGAAATGCCGTAACTTCCTGGCGAATCTACTGGACCTATCAAGCAAGGAACCAAAGTCTGTGGAGATGAATGTCAGAAATCTGATTCAGGAGTTGATAGATGCCCAAGTGGAGCCCGAGGAGTTCTGTGATCGACTGGAACGACTGCTGAATGCCAGTCCTCAACCATGCCTTATCGGGTTCCTCAAG AGAAGCTTGCCATTGCTACGGCAGTCATTGGTAACAAAAGAGCTCGTGATAGAGGGTATAAACCCTCCAGCACCGCATGTAGCCTTCTCCACAGTCCCTGCACCCACTCAACAGGCACCCGTCGTCGCTGCACCCAACGTTCAAATG CTTTTTGATGAAGAGGTAACACTGACTCGAATCCAGCCGCCAGCGTTACCTGACTCGCCCCCTATGGCCTACATGCCTTATAGCGGAATTAAGGCAGTGTCGGTTCAGGCCCATTATCAG CTGGCCGACGAGGGGTCGTCGAGTCCCACCCTCACACCCCTTCTGCCGCCGGCGCTTCCCGTAACGCTCGCGCCCTCAATAGTGTCCTCGCCAAAACCCATAAACGTGGTCTCAGTGCAGACGACTGTCGGCCTTCAG CAGAAGCCCACTGTAAAATCCGGCAGCTCCATAGCAGTGCTGCAGAACATACCGCTGCACACGAAGATAAATGTGAACAAAGTGACCAGTAAAACGATGACGGTGAACAACAAGGCGAATTTCTCGCGAGCGGCGGTGACGTCAAATGCTTTGTCTACCGTCTTGACACCAGGGAAGTCGTTGTTAAAGGACAAAGAGAAGAAATCCATGCAGTTCACGCCTCAGGCGTTCGCTGACGACAAGATGGCCGGCGACGACGACATCAATGACGTTGCAGCTATGGGCGGCGTCAATTTGGCCGAGGAGTCGCAGAGGATTCTGGGGTCCACTGAGCTCATCGGGACTCAGATTAG GTCATGCAAAGACGAGTATCTAGTGCCGATGACGCTGATGCAGTCACGTCTCAAAGCGGCTACGGCTAGACACGGTCTCGAGGAGCCTACTCCAGAGGTAGCCGGCCTCATCAGCCACGCTGTCCATGAAAGGCTAAAGAATCTGGTGGAGAAACTGGCTTGCATCGCTCAGCATAGGATTGACCTTATTAAG ACTGACTCGCGTTACGAGGTGACGCAAGACGTGAAGAGCCAGATGAAATTCTTGGAGGAGTTGGACCGAGTTGACAAGAAGAGGAGAGAGGACTCTGAGAGAGAAATGCTATTGAGGGCAGCCAAGTCTCGCTCGAAGAATGAGGACCCTGAACAAGCAAAGTTGAAGGCAAAG GCGAAAGAGATGCAACGAGCAGAGTTAGAAGAGCTGCGACAACGCGAGGCCAATTTGACAGCCCTGCAGGCCATCGGGCCGAGGAAGAAGCCACGATTGGACGGCCCTGGGGGCTCCGGGGATTCCGTGGCCAATGGTGCGGGGCACAACACTAGCGGATTT aGCGGTCGCAGCCATTTGGCTCTTCGTACCAGACTGAAGAGGATCAACCAGCGGGATATGGTATTCCTCCTCGAACAAGAAAGGGAGACTGCACACTCGTCGATGTTATTCCGCAGTTATCTTAAGTGA
- the Taf4 gene encoding transcription initiation factor TFIID subunit 4 isoform X3, whose amino-acid sequence MASAEFLEQALSTDVDENAVNAIVGSLENQLVTSVPSVALRNNLVNVIPGQLSSFTSSANSIGVQKYNAEQISNSGLIPSSAISNSSVSYNNVLASAPSTFVSQSFSGAISNSGENIKVFSQAPNLANNNRLAYQTQSLVNGCINLATSQNQIHSVSGNSAVGQSMNKTVTMQPPLVIKQGTTTGQVGMQSGLVTMPLTVSSSMPGSMSNVMLNKPGGQNVVVTSQNLGSAQQALIPNVQILNMRPGAPAVAAQKSVATVSPRVVIGTPQVVGARAAAPGITLQTLQSLQPGQPGHLLLKTENGQYQLLRVGPAPTASTLTAPQTQTIRLSTVPAHPGVSTVSTSVATPGPMPGPLPAGPVAAPVVAPTPAAVAPATPPPQPPTVTTQKPSDNTKEKCRNFLANLLDLSSKEPKSVEMNVRNLIQELIDAQVEPEEFCDRLERLLNASPQPCLIGFLKRSLPLLRQSLVTKELVIEGINPPAPHVAFSTVPAPTQQAPVVAAPNVQMLFDEEVTLTRIQPPALPDSPPMAYMPYSGIKAVSVQAHYQQLADEGSSSPTLTPLLPPALPVTLAPSIVSSPKPINVVSVQTTVGLQKPTVKSGSSIAVLQNIPLHTKINVNKVTSKTMTVNNKANFSRAAVTSNALSTVLTPGKSLLKDKEKKSMQFTPQAFADDKMAGDDDINDVAAMGGVNLAEESQRILGSTELIGTQIRSCKDEYLVPMTLMQSRLKAATARHGLEEPTPEVAGLISHAVHERLKNLVEKLACIAQHRIDLIKTDSRYEVTQDVKSQMKFLEELDRVDKKRREDSEREMLLRAAKSRSKNEDPEQAKLKAKAKEMQRAELEELRQREANLTALQAIGPRKKPRLDGPGGSGDSVANGAGHNTSGFSGRSHLALRTRLKRINQRDMVFLLEQERETAHSSMLFRSYLK is encoded by the exons ATGGCGTCAGCCGAGTTTCTAGAGCAAGCTTTGTCTACAGACGTTGACGAAAATGCAGTGAATGCTATCGTGGGATCTCTTGAGAACCAATTAGTGACATCCGTACCTTCAGTAGCATTACGGAATAACTTAGTGAATGTGATTCCGGGTCAGCTTTCTAGTTTTACGTCAAGTGCAAATTCTATTGGTGTGCAAAAATACAACGCGGAGCAAATCAGTAACAGTGGACTAATTCCATCGTCAGCGATATCAAATAGCAGTGTGTCATACAATAATGTATTAGCGTCTGCTCCGTCAACATTTGTATCCCAAAGTTTCTCCGGAGCCATATCTAATTCTggtgaaaatattaaagtattcAGTCAGGCACCTAACTTAGCTAACAACAATCGCTTGGCATATCAAACTCAATCTCTCGTGAACGGCTGCATTAATTTGGCTACTTCGCAAAACCAGATTCATTCAGTTTCTGGGAACTCTGCGGTTGGACAGTCTATGAACAAAACTGTTACTATGCAGCCTCCTCTTGTGATCAAACAAGGCACGACGACAGGTCAAGTAGGCATGCAATCGGGATTGGTGACAATGCCTCTAACTGTGAGCTCAAGTATGCCTGGCTCTATGTCCAATGTGATGCTAAATAAGCCCGGAGGGCAGAATGTAGTTGTGACCTCACAAAATCTGGGTTCAGCTCAGCAAGCGCTAATTCCTAATGTTCAGATATTGAATATGAGACCTGGGGCTCCAGCAGTAGCAGCACAGAAGTCCGTTGCTACGGTCTCTCCAAGAGTTGTGATTGGCACACCTCAAGTTGTTGGTGCTAGGGCAGCTGCACCCGGA ATAACGCTGCAAACTCTCCAAAGTCTACAACCTGGGCAGCCGGGTCATTTGTTGTTAAAGACTGAGAATGGTCAATACCAGCTGCTGAGGGTAGGTCCGGCGCCCACAGCCAGCACCCTCACGGCGCCGCAGACTCAGACCATCCGGCTCTCGACAGTGCCGGCA CACCCCGGTGTGTCGACGGTGTCGACGAGTGTGGCGACGCCGGGGCCTATGCCGGGTCCTCTGCCCGCGGGGCCAGTGGCTGCCCCGGTGGTGGCCCCAACCCCGGCTGCCGTAGCCCCTGCCACGCCACCGCCTCAGCCACCAACGGTTACAACACAA AAACCGTCAGACAACACCAAAGAGAAATGCCGTAACTTCCTGGCGAATCTACTGGACCTATCAAGCAAGGAACCAAAGTCTGTGGAGATGAATGTCAGAAATCTGATTCAGGAGTTGATAGATGCCCAAGTGGAGCCCGAGGAGTTCTGTGATCGACTGGAACGACTGCTGAATGCCAGTCCTCAACCATGCCTTATCGGGTTCCTCAAG AGAAGCTTGCCATTGCTACGGCAGTCATTGGTAACAAAAGAGCTCGTGATAGAGGGTATAAACCCTCCAGCACCGCATGTAGCCTTCTCCACAGTCCCTGCACCCACTCAACAGGCACCCGTCGTCGCTGCACCCAACGTTCAAATG CTTTTTGATGAAGAGGTAACACTGACTCGAATCCAGCCGCCAGCGTTACCTGACTCGCCCCCTATGGCCTACATGCCTTATAGCGGAATTAAGGCAGTGTCGGTTCAGGCCCATTATCAG CAGCTGGCCGACGAGGGGTCGTCGAGTCCCACCCTCACACCCCTTCTGCCGCCGGCGCTTCCCGTAACGCTCGCGCCCTCAATAGTGTCCTCGCCAAAACCCATAAACGTGGTCTCAGTGCAGACGACTGTCGGCCTTCAG AAGCCCACTGTAAAATCCGGCAGCTCCATAGCAGTGCTGCAGAACATACCGCTGCACACGAAGATAAATGTGAACAAAGTGACCAGTAAAACGATGACGGTGAACAACAAGGCGAATTTCTCGCGAGCGGCGGTGACGTCAAATGCTTTGTCTACCGTCTTGACACCAGGGAAGTCGTTGTTAAAGGACAAAGAGAAGAAATCCATGCAGTTCACGCCTCAGGCGTTCGCTGACGACAAGATGGCCGGCGACGACGACATCAATGACGTTGCAGCTATGGGCGGCGTCAATTTGGCCGAGGAGTCGCAGAGGATTCTGGGGTCCACTGAGCTCATCGGGACTCAGATTAG GTCATGCAAAGACGAGTATCTAGTGCCGATGACGCTGATGCAGTCACGTCTCAAAGCGGCTACGGCTAGACACGGTCTCGAGGAGCCTACTCCAGAGGTAGCCGGCCTCATCAGCCACGCTGTCCATGAAAGGCTAAAGAATCTGGTGGAGAAACTGGCTTGCATCGCTCAGCATAGGATTGACCTTATTAAG ACTGACTCGCGTTACGAGGTGACGCAAGACGTGAAGAGCCAGATGAAATTCTTGGAGGAGTTGGACCGAGTTGACAAGAAGAGGAGAGAGGACTCTGAGAGAGAAATGCTATTGAGGGCAGCCAAGTCTCGCTCGAAGAATGAGGACCCTGAACAAGCAAAGTTGAAGGCAAAG GCGAAAGAGATGCAACGAGCAGAGTTAGAAGAGCTGCGACAACGCGAGGCCAATTTGACAGCCCTGCAGGCCATCGGGCCGAGGAAGAAGCCACGATTGGACGGCCCTGGGGGCTCCGGGGATTCCGTGGCCAATGGTGCGGGGCACAACACTAGCGGATTT aGCGGTCGCAGCCATTTGGCTCTTCGTACCAGACTGAAGAGGATCAACCAGCGGGATATGGTATTCCTCCTCGAACAAGAAAGGGAGACTGCACACTCGTCGATGTTATTCCGCAGTTATCTTAAGTGA
- the Taf4 gene encoding transcription initiation factor TFIID subunit 4 isoform X1 — MASAEFLEQALSTDVDENAVNAIVGSLENQLVTSVPSVALRNNLVNVIPGQLSSFTSSANSIGVQKYNAEQISNSGLIPSSAISNSSVSYNNVLASAPSTFVSQSFSGAISNSGENIKVFSQAPNLANNNRLAYQTQSLVNGCINLATSQNQIHSVSGNSAVGQSMNKTVTMQPPLVIKQGTTTGQVGMQSGLVTMPLTVSSSMPGSMSNVMLNKPGGQNVVVTSQNLGSAQQALIPNVQILNMRPGAPAVAAQKSVATVSPRVVIGTPQVVGARAAAPGITLQTLQSLQPGQPGHLLLKTENGQYQLLRVGPAPTASTLTAPQTQTIRLSTVPAHPGVSTVSTSVATPGPMPGPLPAGPVAAPVVAPTPAAVAPATPPPQPPTVTTQKPSDNTKEKCRNFLANLLDLSSKEPKSVEMNVRNLIQELIDAQVEPEEFCDRLERLLNASPQPCLIGFLKRSLPLLRQSLVTKELVIEGINPPAPHVAFSTVPAPTQQAPVVAAPNVQMLFDEEVTLTRIQPPALPDSPPMAYMPYSGIKAVSVQAHYQQLADEGSSSPTLTPLLPPALPVTLAPSIVSSPKPINVVSVQTTVGLQQKPTVKSGSSIAVLQNIPLHTKINVNKVTSKTMTVNNKANFSRAAVTSNALSTVLTPGKSLLKDKEKKSMQFTPQAFADDKMAGDDDINDVAAMGGVNLAEESQRILGSTELIGTQIRSCKDEYLVPMTLMQSRLKAATARHGLEEPTPEVAGLISHAVHERLKNLVEKLACIAQHRIDLIKTDSRYEVTQDVKSQMKFLEELDRVDKKRREDSEREMLLRAAKSRSKNEDPEQAKLKAKAKEMQRAELEELRQREANLTALQAIGPRKKPRLDGPGGSGDSVANGAGHNTSGFSGRSHLALRTRLKRINQRDMVFLLEQERETAHSSMLFRSYLK; from the exons ATGGCGTCAGCCGAGTTTCTAGAGCAAGCTTTGTCTACAGACGTTGACGAAAATGCAGTGAATGCTATCGTGGGATCTCTTGAGAACCAATTAGTGACATCCGTACCTTCAGTAGCATTACGGAATAACTTAGTGAATGTGATTCCGGGTCAGCTTTCTAGTTTTACGTCAAGTGCAAATTCTATTGGTGTGCAAAAATACAACGCGGAGCAAATCAGTAACAGTGGACTAATTCCATCGTCAGCGATATCAAATAGCAGTGTGTCATACAATAATGTATTAGCGTCTGCTCCGTCAACATTTGTATCCCAAAGTTTCTCCGGAGCCATATCTAATTCTggtgaaaatattaaagtattcAGTCAGGCACCTAACTTAGCTAACAACAATCGCTTGGCATATCAAACTCAATCTCTCGTGAACGGCTGCATTAATTTGGCTACTTCGCAAAACCAGATTCATTCAGTTTCTGGGAACTCTGCGGTTGGACAGTCTATGAACAAAACTGTTACTATGCAGCCTCCTCTTGTGATCAAACAAGGCACGACGACAGGTCAAGTAGGCATGCAATCGGGATTGGTGACAATGCCTCTAACTGTGAGCTCAAGTATGCCTGGCTCTATGTCCAATGTGATGCTAAATAAGCCCGGAGGGCAGAATGTAGTTGTGACCTCACAAAATCTGGGTTCAGCTCAGCAAGCGCTAATTCCTAATGTTCAGATATTGAATATGAGACCTGGGGCTCCAGCAGTAGCAGCACAGAAGTCCGTTGCTACGGTCTCTCCAAGAGTTGTGATTGGCACACCTCAAGTTGTTGGTGCTAGGGCAGCTGCACCCGGA ATAACGCTGCAAACTCTCCAAAGTCTACAACCTGGGCAGCCGGGTCATTTGTTGTTAAAGACTGAGAATGGTCAATACCAGCTGCTGAGGGTAGGTCCGGCGCCCACAGCCAGCACCCTCACGGCGCCGCAGACTCAGACCATCCGGCTCTCGACAGTGCCGGCA CACCCCGGTGTGTCGACGGTGTCGACGAGTGTGGCGACGCCGGGGCCTATGCCGGGTCCTCTGCCCGCGGGGCCAGTGGCTGCCCCGGTGGTGGCCCCAACCCCGGCTGCCGTAGCCCCTGCCACGCCACCGCCTCAGCCACCAACGGTTACAACACAA AAACCGTCAGACAACACCAAAGAGAAATGCCGTAACTTCCTGGCGAATCTACTGGACCTATCAAGCAAGGAACCAAAGTCTGTGGAGATGAATGTCAGAAATCTGATTCAGGAGTTGATAGATGCCCAAGTGGAGCCCGAGGAGTTCTGTGATCGACTGGAACGACTGCTGAATGCCAGTCCTCAACCATGCCTTATCGGGTTCCTCAAG AGAAGCTTGCCATTGCTACGGCAGTCATTGGTAACAAAAGAGCTCGTGATAGAGGGTATAAACCCTCCAGCACCGCATGTAGCCTTCTCCACAGTCCCTGCACCCACTCAACAGGCACCCGTCGTCGCTGCACCCAACGTTCAAATG CTTTTTGATGAAGAGGTAACACTGACTCGAATCCAGCCGCCAGCGTTACCTGACTCGCCCCCTATGGCCTACATGCCTTATAGCGGAATTAAGGCAGTGTCGGTTCAGGCCCATTATCAG CAGCTGGCCGACGAGGGGTCGTCGAGTCCCACCCTCACACCCCTTCTGCCGCCGGCGCTTCCCGTAACGCTCGCGCCCTCAATAGTGTCCTCGCCAAAACCCATAAACGTGGTCTCAGTGCAGACGACTGTCGGCCTTCAG CAGAAGCCCACTGTAAAATCCGGCAGCTCCATAGCAGTGCTGCAGAACATACCGCTGCACACGAAGATAAATGTGAACAAAGTGACCAGTAAAACGATGACGGTGAACAACAAGGCGAATTTCTCGCGAGCGGCGGTGACGTCAAATGCTTTGTCTACCGTCTTGACACCAGGGAAGTCGTTGTTAAAGGACAAAGAGAAGAAATCCATGCAGTTCACGCCTCAGGCGTTCGCTGACGACAAGATGGCCGGCGACGACGACATCAATGACGTTGCAGCTATGGGCGGCGTCAATTTGGCCGAGGAGTCGCAGAGGATTCTGGGGTCCACTGAGCTCATCGGGACTCAGATTAG GTCATGCAAAGACGAGTATCTAGTGCCGATGACGCTGATGCAGTCACGTCTCAAAGCGGCTACGGCTAGACACGGTCTCGAGGAGCCTACTCCAGAGGTAGCCGGCCTCATCAGCCACGCTGTCCATGAAAGGCTAAAGAATCTGGTGGAGAAACTGGCTTGCATCGCTCAGCATAGGATTGACCTTATTAAG ACTGACTCGCGTTACGAGGTGACGCAAGACGTGAAGAGCCAGATGAAATTCTTGGAGGAGTTGGACCGAGTTGACAAGAAGAGGAGAGAGGACTCTGAGAGAGAAATGCTATTGAGGGCAGCCAAGTCTCGCTCGAAGAATGAGGACCCTGAACAAGCAAAGTTGAAGGCAAAG GCGAAAGAGATGCAACGAGCAGAGTTAGAAGAGCTGCGACAACGCGAGGCCAATTTGACAGCCCTGCAGGCCATCGGGCCGAGGAAGAAGCCACGATTGGACGGCCCTGGGGGCTCCGGGGATTCCGTGGCCAATGGTGCGGGGCACAACACTAGCGGATTT aGCGGTCGCAGCCATTTGGCTCTTCGTACCAGACTGAAGAGGATCAACCAGCGGGATATGGTATTCCTCCTCGAACAAGAAAGGGAGACTGCACACTCGTCGATGTTATTCCGCAGTTATCTTAAGTGA